Proteins encoded together in one Thermodesulfovibrionales bacterium window:
- the rpmF gene encoding 50S ribosomal protein L32 — protein sequence MPNPTHRHTRSRRDKRRANWKGNIPNIINCPECHEPTLSHRVCPNCGSYNKKKILEVIEKES from the coding sequence ATGCCAAATCCGACGCACAGACACACAAGGTCAAGAAGAGATAAGAGAAGAGCAAACTGGAAGGGCAATATTCCCAACATAATAAACTGCCCTGAGTGCCATGAACCTACCCTTTCTCACAGGGTATGTCCTAACTGCGGTTCTTACAACAAGAAAAAGATACTTGAGGTGATTGAGAAGGAGTCATGA